From one Drosophila subpulchrella strain 33 F10 #4 breed RU33 chromosome 3L, RU_Dsub_v1.1 Primary Assembly, whole genome shotgun sequence genomic stretch:
- the LOC119552965 gene encoding uncharacterized protein LOC119552965, which produces MHAISVFALIILVAYTNATPADHAHHAGPGKDVGISSEVIHWTTGTQTKGAATLNDTRAVNTTDLPETLAAAYTKETQGSADAPVSTVELESTRAPAPSSTVESKSDRK; this is translated from the exons ATGCACGCTATTTCAGTATTCGCCTTGATCATCCTGGTCGCTTATACAAACGCCACTCCAGCGGATCATGCTCATCACGCTGGTCCAGGTAAGGATGTAGGCATCTCCAGCGAAGTCATACATTGGACCACCGGAACTCAAACCAAAGGAGCAGCGACACTTAACGATACTAGGGCGGTAAACACCACAGATCTTCCT GAAACCCTGGCAGCTGCATATACAAAGGAAACGCAAGGTTCTGCAGATGCACCTGTTTCAACCGTTGAGCTTGAATCCACCAGAGCTCCAGCCCCGTCTTCAACTGTTGAATCCAAAAGCGACAGAAAATAA